GTTTGGATTTGGTTTTTGGTTTTGTGACATTTTGATTTCTCCTTCTTTTCCTTCATATTTTTAGATCGACGGATGCAATTTTCCTTGTGAGTCACAAGTTCCAGATTACATCTTCTGTTGTCGCTCTTATCGCCGTTGATGTGATCGATGCTCAAGCCCAGAGCGAAAAGGCTTGAACCGTCGCCGGGAATCCGGTTACCGTGGCAATCGCCGAAGTGGTAAAGAACCTTGATGTGCGTGAATGTCTGTTTTCCGTTTGCATGTTCCTGGTCCCAAATCTTGATCCGAAAGTATCCGGAGGAATTCGGGAACTGCTTGACCAAGGCTTTACGTTTTCGCGAGTACCAGCGTCCGTAATTGCTTATGCAATAGTTGTCAGTAACCTCCGCCCACTCTTCTCCCGGCTTGCAACGGATGCCAGGTGTTTTAAGAGCTTTGGCCAAAGTCTTCTTGAGCGGTTGATACTAGAGCGTATGCTGGGCGTTCGTCGGTATCCGGTACCAATGCCGGCTTTCCTGCAGGCTTGTAGATTTGTGAGCCTAGGATCGCTTCGAAGTTCTTCTTGCCTACAACCTTCTCAAGCTGTGCCAGTGACAGAAGCTTCTTCTCATAGATGACCGCTTCGTTGTAGCCTTCGAGCATGAGCATCTGGGCCGCGATTTCGTCATCCTTGAACTTGCGGAAGGATCGGCCTTCCACTACCTTGAAGCCTTCGTACTGTTCGCCTTTGATGGCCTGGTTGAGTGCAAATTCCTTGACCTGGTTAAGCCATGAGATGATGTTGTCAGCTTGTTTTAGGACGGCTGAAACCTGCTCTTTGGTTAATAGGTCAGGGCTTGCGGGGATTTGAAATGTT
This genomic interval from Ignavibacteria bacterium contains the following:
- a CDS encoding DUF2800 domain-containing protein, producing MQDFTETFQIPASPDLLTKEQVSAVLKQADNIISWLNQVKEFALNQAIKGEQYEGFKVVEGRSFRKFKDDEIAAQMLMLEGYNEAVIYEKKLLSLAQLEKVVGKKNFEAILGSQIYKPAGKPALVPDTDERPAYALVSTAQEDFGQSS
- a CDS encoding HNH endonuclease; the encoded protein is MAKALKTPGIRCKPGEEWAEVTDNYCISNYGRWYSRKRKALVKQFPNSSGYFRIKIWDQEHANGKQTFTHIKVLYHFGDCHGNRIPGDGSSLFALGLSIDHINGDKSDNRRCNLELVTHKENCIRRSKNMKEKKEKSKCHKTKNQIQT